ATCTCCGCCTGTCCGGCGATCATCGCCACCAGCTCGAGAAACGGCGAAAACGAGGGTCCGCCGACTCCGGTCGGAGGCGGCTCAGGATCCACCCGCGGAATTTCCGCTTCCGGATCGACTTTCTCGGAGCCACCGGGCGAAGCGGCTTGGCCGGATTCCTCGGTCTCGGCAGATTGATCCACGGTTTCCACGGGGTCGCCATCCGCCGTGAATTTTCGCCGGTCGACCACTTTGATTTTGGGCTCACCGGGTGGATTCGACTTCGGTTCGTCGACCACACGTCCTCCTCGTCGTCACTTTTCCCGATTCAAGAATACTACGTAGGCCTTCAAAAGAGTTATTCGGGGGACTGCTGTGCACGGACCCCTGATTGTGAAGACGGACTAGACGCGCGTCCGAAATGATTCAGGACCTGAACCGTGCCTTCCGTTTCTCGAGAAACGCGGACGTTC
Above is a window of Acidobacteriota bacterium DNA encoding:
- a CDS encoding DUF1844 domain-containing protein; this translates as MVDEPKSNPPGEPKIKVVDRRKFTADGDPVETVDQSAETEESGQAASPGGSEKVDPEAEIPRVDPEPPPTGVGGPSFSPFLELVAMIAGQAEILLVGAEDLPARPAEAKRMIDYLGVLEEKTAGNLSAEESEALSTVLYQLRTDFLQKT